One Gimesia aquarii DNA segment encodes these proteins:
- a CDS encoding PVC-type heme-binding CxxCH protein gives MKQYLSLIADSSMKSACWTASLCLSLLIANFASAAPLVYEGTEGVGKGKHIVFLAGDHEYRSEESLPALARILAKHHGFKCTVLFNIDPKTGEIVAGNSNIPGMEALKTADLAVVFLRFQNLPKEQMQHFDDYLNRGGPVVGMRTATHAFNMPASAPFSEYSYNSKDKDYEKGFGHQVLGQTWVGHYGTNHKQSTRITIIDGKQTHPILRGVKDIWVQAGGYVGKPTDGEVLTMAQPLNGMKPDSPADKTKPPMPSEWTRTYTSKSGKKGRVFTTLYGTPEDLLNEGYRRMLVNACFWALGMEDAIKADANVAFVGPFEPNTFGFGTYAHGIKPEAYAGYTSPIPANHNTKRTDSKKKSSRKKNASKANKKQNSKAKLVTGKPAQFVRIELPGNKRILTLAEVEVISGGKNIAKDGKATQSSTMGPGVAAKALDGNKSSDWGKGGQTHTANAGTRNPWWEVDLGRAVDVEKVGIWNRSGFEGRLEDFTLTLLDANRKPVFRLTKVAAPFTMEIDVKNRGKKNYLTFNGKPGVPYKSTSKSVGSKSYSQAADPTLFDVPANYRDPIPFAFQKGDVVAIVGNGLPDRMQHDGWLETLLQSELQGKQVRFRNMSASGDRVDSFPRSKGAATITEYLRHVKADVVFAFFGYNESFEGVKKAGEYQRKLIDFVKKTRGSKANGKSFPRIVLFSPIAHEDTGNKNVPDGKAHNVQLAAYTKATAAAARKAGVAYVDLFHPSLQMYKESSTPLTINGVHLTEEGNKQLAEVISSALSGHQVTASHTMEPLRLAILDKNYKWNNRYRARDGNDVWGGRSILKFTNDQTNAEVLQHELSMLDVMTMNRDARVWAVAKGQDFEVDDSNVPQPVKVISNVGGGSKSSSAIKEGNLNYISGEEGIKHMAVADGFEVSLFADEKQFPELINPVQMQFDTKGRLWAAVWPTYPKWEPLKEMDDALLIVHDDNNDGKADRVTEFARIQNPLGFEFWNGGVLVASAPELVFLKDTDGDDVADVRTVMLQGLDSSDTHHAANNLIYGPDGAIYWQSGVFMVHNHEHPWGPSLQAAESAMYRFDPRRFTISMHAVNSPNPHGISFDYWGYHYATDGTGGRAYQVRPEKSGFKMHELLKKEVRPVTASEVVSSAHFPESMQGDFLICNVIGFLGIKHYDLVRNAKEGTVWGEPAGDDLTVMRLNADGSKTEDKSKGLMMSGDKNFRPADAIFAPDGSLYFCDWHNVIIGHMQHNVRDPNRDHKHGRIYRMTAKGRPLQKPVAIDGQPIAALLDNLKSPIDGIRHRTRVELSERDSDAVLAATKEWIKQFDPNKKEDAHHLLEALWLHQQHNDRNLELLGLLLKSPEPHARVAANTVKHLWFNVESTMRGGVIAESEEAATQKSGILSDTPELTTIRIGTVRERMRYDVPKLTVKPGKKIKLTFANPDYMPHNIMLVNPGKADEVGLKAIALGASGFSVGFVPESKEILWASKLVDHGQEEVIEFVAPTKEGAYPYICSFPGHHMMMRGTMYVTNNLKEFLAKNPEQVTKITPWKMADLETDLKRVGQHRNFSRGKELFTKLACAQCHKLNKDSVILGKNLSIGPNLDEVVKKHKNNAKAILAEILEPSRKIEEKYRTVLLLLEDGRSLNGNVVSEDESSLTLVTGPPQVKEQKVPKSSIEFQRSSPVSIMPAALLNTLDKEQILDLLAYVLSGGNAKDAAFHHHH, from the coding sequence ATGAAACAATATCTCAGCCTCATTGCAGACTCTTCAATGAAATCCGCCTGTTGGACCGCTTCTCTGTGCTTATCACTACTTATTGCAAACTTCGCCAGCGCAGCACCACTGGTTTATGAAGGGACTGAGGGAGTGGGTAAGGGAAAACATATTGTTTTCCTCGCAGGCGATCATGAATACCGCTCTGAGGAATCGCTGCCCGCACTCGCGCGAATTTTGGCGAAGCATCACGGTTTCAAGTGCACTGTGCTGTTTAATATTGATCCGAAAACGGGCGAAATCGTAGCAGGCAACTCCAATATTCCTGGCATGGAAGCGCTCAAGACGGCGGACCTTGCGGTTGTGTTTCTACGGTTTCAGAATCTACCCAAAGAACAGATGCAGCATTTCGATGATTACCTCAATCGAGGTGGTCCGGTGGTTGGCATGCGGACCGCGACGCACGCGTTCAATATGCCTGCCAGTGCTCCCTTTTCGGAATATTCTTATAACAGTAAAGACAAGGACTACGAGAAGGGTTTTGGACATCAGGTGCTGGGGCAGACCTGGGTGGGTCACTATGGAACCAACCATAAGCAGAGTACACGCATCACAATCATTGACGGCAAGCAGACACATCCGATTTTGCGTGGTGTGAAAGACATCTGGGTGCAGGCGGGCGGTTATGTCGGCAAGCCCACCGATGGTGAAGTATTAACCATGGCTCAGCCTCTCAACGGTATGAAGCCGGATTCTCCTGCCGACAAGACAAAGCCGCCGATGCCTTCGGAGTGGACGCGAACATATACGTCCAAATCGGGTAAGAAAGGACGCGTATTTACAACATTGTATGGAACGCCTGAAGATCTGTTGAATGAGGGCTACCGCCGAATGCTGGTCAACGCGTGTTTCTGGGCGTTGGGAATGGAAGACGCGATTAAAGCGGATGCGAACGTTGCTTTTGTCGGGCCGTTTGAGCCCAATACATTTGGCTTCGGGACTTACGCACATGGTATAAAACCGGAAGCGTATGCCGGCTATACGAGCCCGATTCCTGCCAACCACAATACCAAAAGAACGGACTCCAAAAAGAAATCCTCTCGAAAGAAGAACGCCTCGAAGGCAAACAAGAAACAAAATTCAAAGGCAAAACTTGTGACTGGTAAGCCGGCGCAATTTGTTCGCATTGAACTACCGGGCAATAAACGGATTCTAACGCTGGCGGAAGTCGAAGTGATCAGCGGTGGAAAAAATATCGCGAAGGACGGCAAGGCGACGCAGTCGAGCACAATGGGACCAGGAGTCGCCGCCAAGGCGCTGGATGGCAATAAAAGCTCTGATTGGGGTAAAGGGGGACAGACTCATACTGCCAATGCGGGAACCAGGAATCCCTGGTGGGAAGTTGATCTCGGTCGGGCTGTCGACGTGGAAAAGGTGGGTATCTGGAACCGTAGTGGATTTGAAGGCCGACTGGAAGATTTCACGCTGACGCTGTTGGATGCGAATCGCAAACCGGTGTTCCGGCTGACGAAAGTGGCCGCTCCCTTTACTATGGAGATCGACGTCAAGAACCGTGGAAAGAAGAATTATCTGACCTTCAACGGAAAACCGGGTGTCCCTTATAAGTCGACTTCGAAGTCCGTCGGTTCGAAGTCATACAGTCAGGCCGCTGACCCGACACTTTTTGACGTGCCGGCTAACTACCGTGATCCGATTCCCTTTGCTTTTCAGAAAGGTGACGTCGTTGCGATTGTCGGCAATGGACTACCTGATCGGATGCAGCATGACGGATGGCTGGAAACGCTGTTGCAGAGTGAGCTGCAAGGTAAGCAGGTACGTTTTCGAAACATGAGCGCGAGCGGCGATCGTGTGGATTCGTTCCCGCGCAGCAAAGGTGCCGCTACGATCACCGAATACTTACGGCATGTGAAAGCGGACGTCGTCTTCGCATTCTTCGGCTACAACGAATCATTTGAAGGTGTGAAAAAGGCGGGCGAGTATCAGAGAAAACTCATCGATTTTGTCAAAAAGACCCGTGGTTCCAAGGCAAACGGGAAATCGTTCCCCCGGATTGTGTTGTTCAGTCCGATTGCCCATGAAGACACCGGAAACAAAAACGTGCCTGACGGCAAGGCGCATAATGTACAACTTGCGGCCTACACTAAAGCCACCGCAGCCGCAGCCCGAAAAGCGGGTGTGGCATATGTTGACCTGTTCCACCCTTCTCTCCAGATGTATAAAGAATCGAGCACGCCTCTGACAATCAACGGGGTCCATTTGACTGAGGAAGGTAACAAGCAGCTGGCTGAAGTCATCTCCTCTGCACTGTCTGGTCATCAGGTGACTGCGTCGCATACGATGGAGCCCCTGCGTTTGGCTATATTGGATAAAAATTATAAGTGGAATAACCGTTATCGCGCTCGTGATGGCAATGATGTCTGGGGCGGGCGGTCTATTCTGAAATTTACGAACGATCAGACCAATGCCGAGGTGTTGCAGCACGAGCTGTCGATGTTGGACGTGATGACCATGAACCGTGATGCCCGTGTCTGGGCAGTCGCCAAAGGTCAGGACTTCGAAGTCGATGATAGCAATGTACCGCAGCCGGTTAAGGTGATCTCGAATGTGGGTGGAGGCAGTAAGAGTTCCAGTGCGATTAAAGAGGGAAACCTGAACTACATCAGTGGAGAAGAAGGCATCAAGCATATGGCTGTCGCAGATGGGTTCGAGGTCAGCCTGTTCGCCGATGAAAAACAGTTTCCTGAGTTGATCAATCCGGTACAAATGCAGTTCGATACCAAGGGCCGTCTGTGGGCCGCGGTTTGGCCGACGTACCCCAAGTGGGAACCTCTGAAAGAGATGGACGATGCATTGCTGATTGTGCATGATGACAATAACGATGGTAAAGCGGATCGCGTGACCGAGTTTGCCCGAATTCAGAATCCGCTGGGATTTGAATTTTGGAATGGCGGTGTGCTGGTTGCTTCCGCGCCGGAACTTGTGTTCCTGAAAGATACCGATGGCGACGATGTGGCCGATGTTCGCACCGTGATGCTGCAAGGCCTCGACTCTTCTGATACCCATCACGCAGCGAATAATTTGATCTATGGACCCGATGGTGCGATCTACTGGCAGAGCGGTGTTTTCATGGTGCATAATCACGAGCATCCCTGGGGACCTTCTTTGCAGGCCGCTGAATCGGCCATGTATCGTTTCGATCCGCGGCGGTTCACCATTTCGATGCATGCGGTCAATTCACCGAATCCGCATGGCATTTCGTTTGACTACTGGGGCTATCACTACGCGACCGACGGTACCGGCGGCCGCGCGTATCAGGTCCGTCCGGAAAAGTCCGGGTTCAAAATGCACGAACTGTTGAAGAAAGAAGTGCGGCCTGTAACAGCCAGTGAAGTGGTCAGCAGTGCCCACTTCCCTGAGTCAATGCAAGGTGACTTCCTGATCTGTAACGTGATTGGCTTTCTGGGCATTAAGCACTATGACCTGGTACGAAATGCCAAGGAAGGGACCGTATGGGGCGAGCCTGCCGGTGATGACTTGACGGTCATGCGGCTCAATGCCGATGGTTCCAAAACGGAGGACAAATCAAAAGGGCTGATGATGAGCGGGGACAAGAATTTCCGTCCCGCTGATGCGATTTTTGCTCCCGATGGCTCGCTGTATTTCTGCGACTGGCACAATGTGATCATCGGCCACATGCAACACAATGTGCGCGATCCTAACCGCGACCATAAGCATGGCCGCATTTACAGAATGACTGCCAAGGGGCGTCCTCTGCAAAAACCGGTCGCCATTGACGGACAGCCGATAGCCGCGTTACTCGACAATCTGAAATCACCCATCGATGGCATTCGCCATCGCACCCGTGTCGAATTGAGTGAACGCGATTCAGACGCCGTGCTCGCCGCCACGAAAGAGTGGATCAAGCAGTTTGATCCGAACAAAAAAGAAGATGCACATCACTTACTCGAAGCGCTCTGGTTGCATCAGCAACACAACGATCGGAATCTGGAATTACTGGGATTACTTTTAAAGTCTCCCGAGCCACATGCGCGCGTTGCCGCAAACACGGTGAAGCATTTGTGGTTTAACGTCGAAAGCACCATGCGTGGCGGTGTGATTGCGGAATCGGAGGAAGCGGCGACACAAAAGTCAGGCATCCTCAGTGATACACCTGAACTCACGACAATTCGCATCGGAACTGTCCGTGAACGCATGCGGTACGACGTGCCGAAACTCACCGTGAAGCCTGGTAAGAAGATAAAACTCACGTTTGCCAATCCGGATTATATGCCGCACAACATCATGCTGGTCAATCCGGGTAAGGCTGACGAAGTTGGCTTGAAGGCGATTGCTTTGGGGGCCAGCGGGTTTTCGGTCGGTTTTGTTCCAGAGAGCAAAGAAATTCTCTGGGCCAGCAAGCTCGTCGACCATGGTCAGGAAGAAGTCATTGAGTTCGTCGCTCCGACGAAAGAAGGTGCGTACCCTTACATCTGCTCGTTTCCTGGTCACCACATGATGATGCGTGGCACCATGTATGTCACCAATAACCTCAAAGAGTTTCTTGCTAAAAATCCGGAACAGGTTACTAAAATTACCCCATGGAAAATGGCTGACCTGGAAACAGATTTGAAACGTGTCGGACAACATCGGAATTTTTCGAGGGGGAAGGAACTTTTCACAAAACTTGCTTGCGCACAATGCCACAAATTGAACAAGGACAGCGTCATCCTTGGCAAGAATCTTTCCATTGGTCCTAACCTCGATGAAGTTGTGAAGAAGCATAAGAATAACGCCAAAGCAATCCTGGCAGAAATTCTTGAGCCCTCTCGCAAAATTGAAGAAAAGTACAGAACAGTACTGCTCCTCTTGGAAGATGGACGGAGTCTCAACGGGAACGTCGTTTCTGA
- a CDS encoding DUF1501 domain-containing protein, which translates to MSRRTTEFCDGISRRSVVKAGLTGLMGLSLPDILRLKAHAAERGHSKQDTAIIFLELAGGPTQHETYDPKPNAPSDYRGPLSPINTAVPGVQFSEFMEAQARVLDKMAIIRSIHHDSGSHSTSSHLTQTGYYLRDRQNRENEMPSIGCITSRVRGSNAEGIPAYVSLPRDMRYGRAAWLGKGFNPFITARDADAKNFEVPNLTLLRGLTAERMRDRQSLLKGFDATREIIDNKGVGDAIDQYTKEAFEMVAGDAARKAFDLSQEDQNTRERYGMTAFGQNILLARRLVEHGVTVASVRVTGPSWDDHRDLVKRMREKGVPYDRAFAALVEDLHERGLDKKVMVVAMGEFGRTPKFNKNAGRDHWGRVMSVALAGGGIKTGQVIGASDDKGGTPADAPYRPENVLAMLYRHLGIDPAATFPDHSGRPRYILERRDLITELI; encoded by the coding sequence ATGTCTCGACGCACTACCGAATTTTGCGATGGTATCTCACGACGGTCCGTTGTGAAAGCGGGTTTGACCGGCTTGATGGGCCTTTCTCTCCCCGACATTCTTCGTCTGAAAGCACACGCTGCGGAACGGGGACATTCCAAGCAGGATACGGCGATCATTTTTCTGGAACTGGCTGGTGGGCCGACTCAGCATGAAACCTATGATCCCAAGCCGAATGCGCCTTCCGATTATCGGGGGCCGCTTAGTCCCATCAACACAGCAGTCCCTGGTGTGCAGTTCAGCGAGTTCATGGAAGCGCAGGCGCGGGTACTCGATAAAATGGCGATTATCCGTTCGATTCATCACGATTCCGGCAGCCATAGCACGAGCAGCCACTTGACCCAAACCGGATATTACCTGCGCGATCGTCAAAACAGAGAAAACGAGATGCCGAGTATCGGCTGTATTACCTCCCGAGTCCGTGGCAGTAATGCAGAGGGAATTCCCGCGTATGTCTCTTTGCCACGCGATATGCGTTATGGTCGTGCCGCCTGGTTGGGTAAGGGTTTTAATCCCTTCATCACCGCCCGTGATGCGGATGCCAAAAACTTTGAGGTCCCCAACCTGACTCTGTTACGTGGTCTGACTGCAGAGCGCATGCGGGATCGCCAGTCATTGCTAAAGGGCTTCGATGCCACTCGCGAAATTATTGACAATAAAGGCGTCGGCGATGCCATTGATCAATACACAAAGGAAGCCTTCGAGATGGTGGCAGGTGATGCAGCCCGCAAAGCTTTCGATCTGTCACAGGAAGATCAGAACACGCGCGAACGCTACGGTATGACCGCTTTTGGCCAGAATATTTTGCTCGCACGCCGCTTGGTGGAGCATGGCGTGACGGTGGCTTCCGTGCGCGTGACCGGTCCCAGTTGGGACGATCATCGCGATCTGGTCAAACGCATGCGGGAAAAAGGCGTGCCTTATGACCGTGCGTTTGCGGCACTCGTGGAAGACCTGCATGAACGTGGTCTCGACAAAAAAGTGATGGTGGTTGCCATGGGCGAATTTGGCCGGACACCGAAATTCAATAAGAATGCCGGACGTGACCATTGGGGGCGTGTGATGAGCGTTGCCCTGGCGGGTGGCGGAATCAAAACCGGTCAGGTGATTGGCGCTTCTGATGATAAAGGTGGCACGCCGGCAGACGCCCCCTATCGTCCCGAAAATGTGCTGGCGATGCTGTATCGCCATCTGGGCATCGACCCAGCCGCAACGTTCCCGGATCATAGCGGCAGGCCCCGGTATATTCTGGAGCGCCGGGATTTGATTACCGAATTGATCTGA